Proteins encoded within one genomic window of Humulus lupulus chromosome 1, drHumLupu1.1, whole genome shotgun sequence:
- the LOC133788253 gene encoding probable aquaporin PIP2-8, with the protein MSKEVSEERQAHHHGKDYVDPPPAPLFDLGEVKLWSFYRALIAEFIATLLFLYITVATVIGYKQQSEKDVCGGVGILGIAWAFGGMIFVLVYCTAGISGGHINPAVTFGLFLARKVSLIRAVTYMIAQCLGAVCGVGLVKAFMKHDYNKFQGGTNTVAPGYNTGTALGAEIIGTFVLVYTVFSATDPKRSARDSHIPVLAPLPIGFAVFMVHLATIPITGTGINPARSFGAAVIFNGEKAWDDHWIFWVGPFIGALAAAAYHQYILRAAAIKALGSFRSNATN; encoded by the exons atGTCGAAAGAAGTAAGCGAAGAGCGTCAGGCCCACCACCATGGCAAAGACTACGTTGACCCACCACCAGCTCCACTCTTTGATCTTGGTGAGGTCAAGCTCTGGTCCTTCTACAGAGCTCTAATCGCCGAGTTCATCGCCACCCTTCTCTTCCTCTACATCACCGTCGCGACCGTCATCGGTTACAAGCAGCAAAGTGAGAAAGACGTATGTGGTGGTGTTGGCATTTTGGGTATCGCATGGGCCTTCGGTGGCATGATCTTCGTCCTCGTTTACTGCACTGCCGGAATCTCTG GTGGTCACATCAACCCTGCCGTAACTTTCGGTTTGTTCTTGGCCAGGAAGGTTTCATTGATCCGAGCTGTGACTTACATGATCGCTCAGTGCTTGGGAGCCGTCTGTGGTGTTGGGCTTGTAAAAGCCTTCATGAAGCATGACTACAACAAATTCCAGGGTGGAACCAACACCGTCGCCCCCGGTTATAACACCGGTACCGCCCTTGGTGCTGAGATCATCGGTACCTTCGTTCTTGTGTACACCGTTTTCTCTGCCACTGACCCCAAGAGAAGCGCACGTGACTCCCACATCCCC GTCTTGGCTCCTCTCCCTATTGGGTTCGCCGTTTTCATGGTTCACTTGGCCACCATCCCCATCACCGGTACTGGTATCAACCCAGCTCGGAGCTTCGGTGCCGCAGTTATCTTCAACGGTGAAAAGGCATGGGATGACCAC TGGATCTTCTGGGTCGGACCATTCATCGGAGCCTTGGCCGCAGCGGCGTACCACCAGTACATACTGAGGGCAGCTGCCATTAAAGCTTTGGGATCTTTCCGTAGCAACGCTACCaactag
- the LOC133790363 gene encoding uncharacterized protein LOC133790363, with translation MLGHVLRCNFSQELWFLLESLFTTQSRARILQLRFQLQFLKKGSLTIHDYVLKMKSLGASLSAAGQVFTDDDLILYILGGIGPEYDSVVINLTSRVDHVTLPKVQFLLQSQEMRIEQLASNPTTDISNPPTSFVAKNRRFFPNNGSRRFPSSHGRGRGHGRGSQNRVVCQLYNKPSHPAAKCYHRFDVSFSHMSNDNYASQGHSNTNHNNGGQQAYFATSRPSHTTEDTN, from the coding sequence ATGTTGGGTCATGTTCTTCGCTGCAATTTTTCACAAGAACTTTGGTTTCTTTTAGAGAGTCTATTTACTACTCAATCTCGTGCTCGGATTCTTCAACTACGATTCCAGCTTCAGTTCCTTAAAAAGGGCTCTCTAACTATACATGACTATGTTTTGAAGATGAAATCTCTTGGAGCTAGTTTATCTGCCGCAGGTCAAGTGTTCACTGATGATGACCTTATTCTTTATATTCTTGGGGGCATCGGTCCCGAGTATGACTCTGTGGTCATCAATCTCACCTCTCGTGTTGATCATGTCACACTCCCTAAGGTCCAATTTCTTCTTCAAAGTCAAGAAATGCGCATTGAGCAGCTCGCCTCAAACCCCACCACAGATATTTCTAATCCCCCCACCAGTTTTGTTGCCAAAAATCGACGTTTCTTTCCCAATAATGGTTCTAGAAGGTTCCCTTCTTCCCACGGCCGAGGGAGGGGGCATGGTCGTGGCTCTCAAAATCGAGTTGTGTGTCAACTCTACAACAAACCAAGCCACCCTGCTGCAAAATGTTACCATCGTTTTGATGTCTCATTTTCTCATATGAGCAACGACAACTATGCTTCTCAAGGTCACTCTAATACCAACCACAACAATGGAGGGCAACAAGCGTATTTTGCTACTTCTAGGCCATCCCATACTACTGAAGACACCAACTAG